DNA sequence from the Paenibacillus physcomitrellae genome:
CCTGGTAACAATGGACCCCAAAATATCAAAACCGCCCGACGATCCGCCTACCCTGAAGGATATGCCGCTGCCAAGACCAACCAAAACGCCACCAAACACAGCTGACAGTATGTTATCGGTAGCTACTGCTGTACTTGGAATGACTGCTACAAACCAAGTGACGGAGACAACGGACAAAATGCTGAGCAGAATAAAACGTCTTCCAAGAAGGAAAAGCCCCGCTATCAGCAGCGGGATGTTGAAGGTAAAATATAAAATACTCAAATTAATAGGCGTTATATAATTGACCAACATGGACAATCCGGATACTCCTCCGCTTAGCAGCTGATGCGGAACGAGAAACAGATTGAAACCTGCTGCAATCAGTGCAGCTCCGATAATAACAACTAAACCATTCCTTATTTCCTTAAGCAAAGACTTTCACCTCATCGTTGAATTTACCTTTTTAGAGCAACTGGTGTTTTGTGAATGTTTTGTGATATACTAATAAAGATATTCTTGAGTAGGTAGTGATTTCCATCTACGCAGAAGAGACCGGAAGCATTGTTTCATTTGAAACCGTGCCGTTTAGATATGTTTAAGATCGTCCTAGGTTGAATTTAGTTTGTCCGTGAAAAATTTTAGGTTCGTTGGGACAGTCTATAAACGTTTACCGCTACTTAAGAATAACGTCAAGATTGTGGAGTTGTCCACCATATAGAAGGAGTTTGAACATATTGAGCACATTCTCAGAATTCGGCCTTGAGCCAAAGGTATTGCAAGCTATTACGGAACTTGGTTTTGAAGAAGCGACACCCATTCAGGCTAAATCCATTCCGTTTGCAATGGAAGGCAGAGACCTGATTGGCCAGGCACAAACGGGTACAGGTAAGACAGCTGCATTTGGTCTTCCATTGATTAACAAGATTCCACGGGAAGAAGAACGCATCGTTGCACTGATCATGGCCCCTACTCGTGAGCTTGCGATTCAGGTTGCTGAAGAGATCGGCAAATTGTCCCGTTTCAAAGGAATCCGTTCCCTGCCTATTTACGGCGGTCAGGATATCTCCCGTCAGATCCGCGCTTTGAAGAAGAAGCCGCAAATTATCATCGGTACACCAGGCCGTTTGCTGGACCATATTAATCGTAAAACCATCAGACTGGACGACGTGCAAACGGTTATTCTTGATGAAGCGGATGAAATGCTGGACATGGGCTTCATGGAAGACATTCAGGCGATCTTGAAAATGGTTCCGGATGAGCGCCAAACAATGTTATTCTCTGCTACAATGCCGCCGAATATCCAAAAGCTGGCACAGCAATTTTTGAAAAATCCGGAGCATGTATCCGTGATCCCTAAACAAGTCAGCGCTCCTTTGATCGACCAGGCTTATATCGAAGTGAACGAACGTCAGAAATTCGATGCCTTGTCCCGCTTGCTTGATATGGAATCCCCTGAGCTTGCTATCGTCTTCGGCCGGACCAAACGCCGGGTTGACGAACTTGCCGAAGCTTTGCAGAAGCGTGGTTACTCTGCGGACGGCCTGCATGGCGACTTGTCCCAGAATCAGCGCGATACCGTAATGCGCAAATTCCGTGACGGCAGCATCGATGTCCTGGTAGCAACAGACGTTGCAGCCCGCGGTCTCGACGTTTCCGGTGTAACGCATGTCGTTAACTTTGACCTTCCGCAGGATCCGGAAAGTTATGTTCACCGTATCGGTCGTACAGGCCGTGCCGGTAAAGAAGGCGCAGCTTATTCCTTCGTTACCCCGCGCGAAATCGATCATCTGCATTTCATTGAACGGGTAACACGCCACCGCATTCCACGCAAACCTTTGCCAAGTATTGCTGAGGCAATTGAAGGCAAACAACGGATTACGGCTGAACGTTTGATCGATATCGTGGAAAGCGGAGAGCTGAACGAATATAAAGGGATTGCGATTCAATTGCTGGAGCAATATGATTCCGTCAACCTGCTTGCAGCAGCCATCAAACTGGTGACAGGCGGCGACAAGAACGAGAACTCTCATATCGAGCTGACTCCGGAAGAGCCAATTCGCGTGAAACGCCGCAAACCGGATATCCGTTCCAGCGGACGCAAGCCTTCCGGCTACGGCAACCGCAGCAACGGCGGCGGTTCTTACAAACGGGACAACCGTGAAGGCCGCGGCTTCGGCAGCGGCAAAGGCGGTTACAGCAAAGAAGGCGGCGGTCGTGACTACAATCGTTCGTCCTCCTATGACCGTAAACCTCGTCCAAGCGGCGGCGGCGAACGCCGGCCATACAACCGCAGTGAAGAGAACAAATAAGCAGAGTCTCTAAAGCTGAAGAGTGAATGAACAGGGCAGTGCCACCCGGCGTTGCCCTGTTTTCTTTTTTTTGAGGCAAGATAGAGGAATTCTCTCAAGTTGTGGAGCTTTTTTTGTGAATTAAACCAAAGTTTTAAGCGGTTTTCAGAATTTACCGCGTGCCAAACTGGATTGCTAATGTCGAATAAGGTATAGTTAAAGTAGAGACAGTTTATGAATGGCGAGGGGGAGGACTTACTTGGAGTTTAGAGGAGTTATGGGCGGCTTGTACCGCATCACGGAATGGATTATGAGAATCGCAGGCAGCAACCTGCTTTGGCTGGTGTGTTCATCTCCGTTTTTATTTT
Encoded proteins:
- a CDS encoding YitT family protein — protein: MLKEIRNGLVVIIGAALIAAGFNLFLVPHQLLSGGVSGLSMLVNYITPINLSILYFTFNIPLLIAGLFLLGRRFILLSILSVVSVTWFVAVIPSTAVATDNILSAVFGGVLVGLGSGISFRVGGSSGGFDILGSIVTRYRDFPIGNVLVGMNALVILAMGYINQDWNLVLASILSLYITGKVLDFIHVGHIKITVYIITNESQALLERLLTHPRGVTLIKTEGAFSHKEKDMLMTVTTMYELAELREIIKATDPTAFVNIVETVGVMGAFRRR
- a CDS encoding DEAD/DEAH box helicase; translated protein: MSTFSEFGLEPKVLQAITELGFEEATPIQAKSIPFAMEGRDLIGQAQTGTGKTAAFGLPLINKIPREEERIVALIMAPTRELAIQVAEEIGKLSRFKGIRSLPIYGGQDISRQIRALKKKPQIIIGTPGRLLDHINRKTIRLDDVQTVILDEADEMLDMGFMEDIQAILKMVPDERQTMLFSATMPPNIQKLAQQFLKNPEHVSVIPKQVSAPLIDQAYIEVNERQKFDALSRLLDMESPELAIVFGRTKRRVDELAEALQKRGYSADGLHGDLSQNQRDTVMRKFRDGSIDVLVATDVAARGLDVSGVTHVVNFDLPQDPESYVHRIGRTGRAGKEGAAYSFVTPREIDHLHFIERVTRHRIPRKPLPSIAEAIEGKQRITAERLIDIVESGELNEYKGIAIQLLEQYDSVNLLAAAIKLVTGGDKNENSHIELTPEEPIRVKRRKPDIRSSGRKPSGYGNRSNGGGSYKRDNREGRGFGSGKGGYSKEGGGRDYNRSSSYDRKPRPSGGGERRPYNRSEENK